AGACCCGCATCGCGATCCTGCGCAAGAAGGCGCAGATGGACCGCCTCGATGTGCCCGACGACGTCCTCGAACTGATCGCGAGCAGCATCGAGCGCAACATCCGCGAGCTCGAGGGCGCCCTGATCCGCGTGACGGCGTTCGCGTCGCTCAACAAGACCCGGATCGACCGGTCACTGGCCGAGGTCGTGCTGCGGGACCTGATCGCCGATGCCACCACGATGCAGATCAGCACGGCGGCGATCATGGCCGTCACCGCCGAGTACTTCGAGACCACGGTCGAGGAGCTGCGCGGCCCGGGTAAGACCAGGGCCCTGGCCCAGTCCCGGCAGATCGCGATGTACCTGTGCCGCGAGCTCACCGATCTGTCGCTGCCCAAGATCGGTCAGGCGTTCGGCCGTGACCACACCACGGTGATGTACGCCGAGAAGAAGATCCGCGGCGAGATGGCCGAGCGCCGTGAGGTGTTCGACCACGTCAAGGAACTCACCACCCGCATCCGCCAGCGCGCCAAGCGCTGAGCCACCAACTGCCGAACGCCCCGGGACACCCGGGGCGTTCGTCGTCTCGCAGACATTTTTTTGCCGACAACTTCTGTCACACGAGTGCCAGCCGTCACGCTCGAGGGCTGTGGATACCGATGTGCAAAACCTGCGGGCAAACCACAGGATGACCGCCGAACCTGTCCACACGGCCCCGGCTGTCCACACCCGCCGAGGACTTCACCCACCGCTGTCCACACACCGCGCACACCGCGACACACCGACGGGGCTGGGCAAACGGCCGTTCATCCCCAGATTCCACAGCGCCTATTACTGTTACTCGAATATCTTCCAAGAATTCTCTTCAGAAGAAGCACCTTGGGGAGATCGGTCCACTCACCGTGCCGGCCGTCCCCTGCTCACCCGCATGTCGGCCCGATCGATTAGCTTTCAAGTTGGTGCAGAAAGCTCTACGGTGTTTCATCGACGGCGGTTCTCCAGAGCGTGTCATTCGGTGTCGCACCGAGGCGCGGTTCGACGAACCCGCTGCTTAGAGCTCATTGCGGGGATTATCGAAGGGGCGCATAGGACGTGGCGACGACGACGGCTGGGCTGACCGACTTGAAGTTCCGCGTGGTCCGCGAGGACTTCGCGGATGCGGTGGCCTGGGTAGCCCGCAACCTGCCGACCCGGCCCACCATCCCGGTGCTGGCCGGTGTGCTGCTGACCGGCACCGATGAGGGCCTGACGATCTCGGGGTTCGACTACGAGGTTTCCGCCGAGGTCAAGGTCAGCGCTGAAATCGCTTCCGCGGGAAGTGTTCTGGTGTCCGGTCGTCTGCTGTCCGACATCACCAAGGCGCTGCCAGCCAAGCCCGTCGAGGTGGGTGTCGAGGGCACCAGGGTGTCGCTGACCTGCGGCAGTGCGCGCTTCTCGCTGCCCACGCTCGCGGTCGAGGACTACCCGGCACTGCCCGCGCTGCCCGAGGAGACCGGTGTGATCTCGTCGGATCTGTTCGCCGAGGCCATCGGCCAGGTGGCGGTGGCGGCAGGCCGCGACGACACGCTGCCGATGCTGACGGGTATCCGCGTGGAGATCTCCGGGGAGTCCGTCGTGCTCGCCGCGACGGACCGGTTCCGCCTCGCGGTGCGTGAACTCACCTGGGTCACCACCGCCGGTGACGTCGAGGCCGCGGTGCTGGTGCCTGCGAAGACGTTGGCCGAGGCCGCGAAGGCGGGCACCGACGGCAACCAGGTGCACCTGGCGCTGGGTTCGGGTGCCTCGGTCGGCAAGGACGGCCTGCTGGGGATCCGCAGCGAGGGCAAGCGCAGCACCACGCGTCTGCTCGACGCGGAGTTCCCCAAGTTCCGTCAGCTGCTGCCCGCCGAGCACACCGCGGTCGCCACGATCGGTGTCGCCGAACTCACCGAGGCCATCAAACGTGTCGCGCTCGTCGCCGACCGCGGCGCCCAGATCCGCATGGAGTTCGGCGACGACACGCTCAAGCTGTCGGCGGGCGCCGACGATGTGGGTCGCGCCGAGGAGGACCTGCCGGTGGACTTCGCCGGTGAGCCGCTCACCATCGCCTTCAACCCCACCTACCTCACCGACGGCCTGGGTTCACTGCACTCCGAGCGGGTGACCTTCGGGTTCACCACGCCGAGTCGACCTGCGGTGCTGCGGCCCGCAGGCGAGGATGATGGAACGGGCGGTGGTTCGGGACCGTTCCCGGCCGCCAAGACGGATTACGTGTATCTGCTGATGCCGGTGCGGCTTCCGGGCTGACCGGTCACGCCGGAGGGGAAGGGCGCGTATGCAACTCGGGTTGATCGGCCTGGGCAAGATGGGCTTCAACATGCGCGAACGTCTGCGCGAGGCCGGCCACGAGGTCATCGGTTACGACCCGCGTCCCGAGGTCAGCGACGTGGCGAACCTCGAGGAACTGGCCGCCGCGCTGACGGCGCCCCGGGTGGTGTGGGTCATGGTTCCGTCGGGCACCATCACGCACGCCACCATCGTCGAACTGGCGGATGTGCTCGGAGCCGGCGATCTGGTGATCGACGGCGGCAACTCGCGCTACACCGAAGACGGTCCGCACGCGAAGTTGTTGGGTGACAAGGGCATCAACTTCGTCGACGCCGGTGTTTCCGGTGGCGTCTGGGGTCTGACGGAAGGGTACGGGCTCATGGTCGGCGGCAGTGACGCCGACGTGGCTCGAGCCATGCCGATCTTCGACGCGCTGCGTCCGCCGGGGGATCTCGCCGACGGTTTCGTGCACGCCGGTCCGGTCGGCGCGGGTCATTACGCCAAGATGGTGCACAACGGCATCGAGTACGGGCTCATGCATGCCTACGCCGAGGGCTACGAACTACTTGCCGCCGAGGACCTCATCGTCGATCCACAGGCGGTGATCCAGGCCTGGAGCAACGGCACGGTGGTGCGGTCGTGGTTGCAGTCGCTGCTGGCCAAGGCGCTCAAGGAAGATCCGGGGTTCGCCGATATCAGTGGTTACACCGAAGATTCCGGTGAGGGACGCTGGACCGTGGAGGAAGCCATCGCGCACCGGGTGCCCATGCCGGTGATCGCCGCGTCGCTGTTCGCCCGGTTCGCCTCGAGGCAGGACGACTCGCCGACCATGAAGGCCGTCTCGGCGCTGCGCAACCAGTTCGGCGGTCACGCCGTGAAGCGGATCAGCGAGTCCGGTTAGGCAGATGGCATGTATGTCCGGCATCTCGGACTGACCGACTTCCGCTCGTGGGCGCGGGTTGAGCTGGAGCTCGAGCCGGGACGCACGGTGTTCGTCGGCCCCAACGGCTTCGGTAAGACGAACCTTGTTGAGGCACTGTGGTATTCGGCGACACTCGGCTCCCATCGGGTGGCCACCGACGCCCCGCTGGTCCGCGCGGGTGCCGAACGCGCGATCGTGTCGAGCATCGTCGTCAACGAGGGCAGGGAACTCGCGGTGGATCTCGAGATTACCAGCGGACGCGCCAACAAGGCGCGGCTGAACCGCTCCCCCGTGCGCAGTGCGCGTGAGATCCTCGGCGTCCTGCGCGCGGTGCTGTTCAGCCCGGAGGACCTCTCGCTGGTTCGCGGCGATCCGGGTGACCGCAGACGGTACCTCGACGAACTCGCGACCACCCGTCGGCCCGCGCTCGCCGGTGTCCGTGCGGATTACGACAAGGTGGTCCGCCAGCGCACCGCACTGCTGAAAACCGCTGCGGGAGCCCGTTATCGGGGTGACCGAAGCGTGCTCGACACGCTGGATGTGTGGGACGGGCACCTGGCCGCACACGGTGCGGCGCTGATCGCGTCGCGGGTGAAACTCGTCGAGGAACTGCAGCCGGAGGTGGAGAAGGCCTATCAGCTGCTCGCTCCCGCCTCGCGGCCCGCGGCGATCCGGTACCGCAGCAGTGTCGAGGCGATCGAGAATGCTGCCGCGCCCGAGAGTGTGGAGTTCTATGAGGCCGCGCTGCTCGACGCACTGGCGCGCCGGCGTGACGCCGAGCTCGAGCGCGGTGTGTGTCTGGTCGGGCCGCACCGCGACGATTTGGAATTGCGACTCGGCGACCAGCCCGCGAAAGGCTTTGCCAGCCATGGTGAATCGTGGTCGATGGCGCTGTCGCTGCGGCTCGGCGCATATGAGCTGCTGTGCTCGGACGGTGTCGAACCGGTGCTGCTGCTCGACGACGTGTTCGCCGAACTGGACACCGCGCGGCGGCGCGCGCTGGCCAACGTGGCCGGCTCAGCCGAGCAGGTTCTGGTGACAGCCGCTGTGGCCGAGGACATTCCGCAGGACTGGGATGCGCGCCGTATCGAGATCCGCATGGTCGAGGACGACGGCGGCCGGGTGTCGATGGTGCGGTCATGACCGACGACTTCGACACCGAGCCGGATCTCGACGACACCGCGGCCGCGCCGGTTGTCCCGGATCACCTCGCCGGTCTGCGCGGGATCGACCTGGTGCGTCGCACGCTCGAGGAGGCCCGCGGCGCGGCGCGCAGCCAGGGCAAGGATGTCGGGCGCGGACGCAGTGGGCCGGTGCGCCGCCCGGCCGGGAACCGCAGGCGCCGTACCTGGTCCGGCCCGGGTCCCGACGTGCGCGACCCTCAGCTGCTCGGCAACGTGGCCCAGGATCTCGCCAGGTCGCGAGGATGGGCGGCGCGGGTGGCCGAGGGTTCAGTGTTCGGCCGCTGGCGCGCCGTGGTGGGCGATCAGATCGCCGACCATGCGACCCCGACCGCGCTGAACGAGGGTGTGCTGACCGTGACGGCCGAGTCCACCGCATGGGCCACCCAGCTGCGGATGGTGCAGTCTCAGTTGCTGGCCAAGATCGCCGCGGCGGTCGGCGACGGCGTGGTCACCTCGCTGAAGATCGTCGGGCCGGCGGGCCCGTCGTGGCGCAAGGGTCGGTACCACGTGTCCGGCCGGGGACCCCGCGACACCTATGGGTGAGCTGCGTCACGTTCCGGTCGGTTCGCGCTTCAGAGCCGCCACAGGCCCTGCAAAGGTGCGCTGAAGCGTCCTCACGCTCGGACAGCCGAGAAATTCGACACACGGCGCGACTGGATAGGTGGAAACGCGGCCACAGGATCGGTGCTGTCGCCATCTCGCGGTAGACTGGTCGACGGATCTCAGGCGGTGTCTGCACCGCCTCCCAGTGAACCCCAAGGAGACGCGTCCGACGTGGCTGCCCAGAAGAACAATGCGCCCAAGGAGTATGGCGCCGATTCCATCACCATCCTCGAGGGTCTGGAAGCGGTCCGTAAACGTCCCGGCATGTACATCGGCTCGACCGGTGAGCGGGGTCTGCACCACCTGATCTGGGAGGTCGTCGACAACGCGGTCGACGAGGCGATGGCCGGGTTCGCCACCCGCGTCGACGTCAAGATCCACGCCGACGGCAGCGTCGAGGTCCGTGACGACGGCCGCGGCATCCCGGTCGAGATGCACGCGACCGGCATGCCCACCATCGACGTCGTCATGACCCAGCTGCACGCGGGCGGCAAGTTCGACGGCGAGACCTACGCGGTCTCCGGCGGTCTGCACGGCGTCGGCGTCTCCGTGGTGAACGCCCTGTCGACGCGCCTCGAGGCCACCGTGTTGCGGGACGGCCACGAGTGGTTCCAGTACTACGACCGATCGGTGCCCGGCAAGCTCAAGCAGGGCGGTCCGACCGACGAGACCGGGACCACGATCCGATTCTGGGCCGATCCGGATATCTTCGAGACCACCGACTACAACTTCGAGACGGTCGCGCGCCGCCTGCAGGAGATGGCGTTCCTCAACAAGGGCCTGACCATCGAACTGACCGACGAGCGGGTCACCGCCGAAGAAGTGGTCGACGACGTCGTCAGCGACACCGCAGAAGCCCCCAAGACCGCCGACGAGAAGGCCGCGGAGGCCACCGCACCGAGCAAGGTCAAGCACCGCGTCTTCCACTACCCCGGCGGTCTCGTCGACTACGTCAAACACATCAACCGCACGAAAACCCCCATCCAGCAGAGCATCATCGACTTCGACGGGAAGGGCCCGGGCCACGAGGTCGAGATCGCGATGCAGTGGAACGCGGGGTATTCGGAGTCGGTGCACACCTTCGCCAACACCATCAACACCCATGAGGGTGGTACCCACGAGGAGGGCTTCCGGGCGGCGTTGACCAGCGTGGTCAACCGGTACGCCAAGGACAAGAAGCTGCTCAAGGACAAGGACCCGAACCTCACCGGCGACGATATCCGGGAGGGTCTGGCGGCGGTGATCTCGGTGAAGGTGGCCGAACCGCAGTTCGAGGGCCAGACCAAGACCAAACTGGGCAACACCGAGGTCAAGTCGTTCGTGCAGAAGATCTGCAACGAGCAGCTGCAGCACTGGTTCGAGGCCAACCCCGCCGAGGCGAAAACCGTTGTGAACAAAGCGGTTTCGTCGGCGCAGGCGCGGATCGCGGCGCGTAAGGCGCGGGAGTTGGTGCGGCGGAAGAGCGCGACCGATATCGGTGGGTTGCCGGGCAAGCTGGCCGATTGCCGTTCGACGGATCCGTCCAAGTCCGAGCTGTATGTGGTGGAGGGTGATTCCGCGGGTGGTTCGGCCAAGAGCGGCCGGGACTCGATGTTTCAGGCGATCCTGCCGCTGCGCGGCAAGATCATCAATGTGGAGAAGGCGCGGATCGACCGGGTGTTGAAGAACACCGAGGTGCAGTCGATCATCACCGCGTTGGGTACCGGTATCCACGACGAGTTCGACATCTCGAAGTTGCGGTATCACAAGATCGTGTTGATGGCCGATGCCGATGTGGATGGTCAGCACATCTCGACGTTGTTGTTGACGTTGTTGTTCCGGTTCATGAAGCCGTTGGTGGAAAACGGGCACATCTTCTTGGCGCAGCCGCCGTTGTACAAGCTCAAGTGGCAGCGTTCCGAGCCGGAGTTCGCCTATTCCGATCGTGAGCGTGACGGGTTGTTGGAGGCCGGGCGCAAGGCGGGTAAGAAGATCAATGTCGATGACGGTATCCAGCGGTACAAGGGTCTGGGTGAGATGGATGCCAAGGAGTTGTGGGAGACCACGATGGATCCGTCGGTGCGGGTGTTGCGTCAGGTGACCCTTGATGACGCCGCGGCCGCCGACGAACTGTTCTCCATCCTCATGGGCGAGGACGTCGAGGCGCGCCGCAGCTTCATCACCCGCAACGCCAAAGACGTTCGCTTCCTGGACGTTTAACCTCCTCGTACCCTGACGTTCGACAACGGTTAACCCTCGGTGCGCTAGTTTCGGCAGGAGCCGACGAAGCACTGCGAGGGGAGCCGCCGCGATGGAGCCGATCGGAGCACCCGGGGTCACGCCCGCCGGTGTGCGCAGCCTGCCGATGCCGACCGTGCTCGGGGTGACGGCCCTCGGCGTGGTGGGGTTCGGCCTGCATGCCGGACCGGTGTACCGCGGAGCAGCGGCGGTGACACCGACCTGGGCCGGAATCGGCAGCCTCGCGTTGTTGTTGGCCGGACTGCTGGCAATGCCCGCCCGGCGGGCGCACGGCGGCCAGTACCGGACGATCGTCGCCGTGCTTTCGGTCTTCGGTCTACTGCTGGTGGCGATGGCGTTGATCGACCGGCCTGCCGGGGCCGCCATCGGGTGGGCGCTGATCGTGATCGTCGTGCTGGCGGCCGCCCAGACGGTGCTCGCCGTGCTGATCGGCCTCGAGGCCGCACCGACAGACCACACACCGGCTCGGCCGGCACCGCGAGAGGTCCCCCCGACCGGAGCCGAGTTCGCCGGACACTCCGGAATGCCGTGGGGAACAACAGATCCCCACCGGCAGGAGCGGGGCGTGGCGTACGGTCAGGCCCAGCAATCGGCACCGGTGCGGCAACGGCTGCCCGCCGAGCAGCCTCAGCCACCCCAACCGCCTCGAGTCGAGTTCACGCCGCCGGCGTCCCCGGCGGCGACCGGTGCTCAGCCGGCCGGTGGTTCGGCCACACCGTACGGTGTGTGGGGACACAACCCGCAACCGATGACAGGACGTTCCGAGGGCGCCGGTACGGACCGGGGTCAGGCGCGCCAGCGTCGTCAGCCGGCCCGCAGCGACCGGCCGATGTAACGCAACTCCTCATGTGTGGCAACCATTGTCACCACCGCGGTGTCCGATCGGGTGGTGACCACCACCCGATCGGCCTGGTCGCGGATCTGCTGCAATGTGACGTCGGCGCCACCCGAGACCGCCGAGCCCGGCGCCAGGACGACCATGCAGGTGACCCCGACACGCGTCGCGGCCTCGGGTACGCCGTCGAAGACCGCCACGGTGTAGTTGCGCTCCGAACCGGCCTGCAGTGCACCGCGGTTGAAATCGGTGACCCACAACAACCGGCTGTCGCCGACGTTGTCGACCATGTCCCGCCACATGCCGGATCGGTTGGTGTGCACCAGGATTCTGGCGCCGAGCGCCAGCGCCCGTAACACCACCTGCTGGACCAGATGCAGCGACCCGGATATCTCCACCCGTGCGATGCGCGGGCCGAACACCGGAAGTGCCACGGCGCGACCGTGGTCGTCGGCGCCGATCACCTGCCCACACCCCGACGCCGGAATCCGGATATCGGCGAAATCCGAACTGGCACTGCCGAAACACCACGGGGCGACCTCATGCTCAGGACGGGTCATCGGCAAGCTCGCCATGAGTGCGGGCAGTTGGCGGCCCGGGAGTGCACCCAACCCGTCCACCGGCGCGCGGTTCACCGGGCCGAAGCTGTCGAAGCGTGCGGTGCCGGTGATGCCGGTGGAGTCCGCACCGAGATTGCGCAGCGATATCGCCACCGTGGTGGAATAGCTGGGCACCGTCCACAGCCGTCCGAGGCCCGCTGTGGTCAGGATGTCGCGCTGGAGCCCGAAGCTCGTCATGCGAAAGTTGCCGTCGGCACAGTAATCCCAATCCTCGTGCAGATTCGCCAGATTCGCACCGCCGCACAGTTGAGTCACGGCCTGGCCGATCTCGGCTGCCGCCAGGACCCGCACCCGCAAGCCCGCCTCGGTGAGCCGGTTGGCCACCCGGCGGGTGGCCACCATCGCGGTACGCAACATACCGGTGCGGCCCCCGCCACGCAGCCCGACCGCTTCCGGGCAGCGCGACGGGTCGAAACGGATCGTCACCCACACCGTGCGGTGCGCGATGGCAGGCAACGGGCCGAGGACGGCGTCATACACCGCGGCCAACGGGGTGTGCCCATGCGATCTCGACCCGTGACCGATCACGTCGATCGAATCGAGTTCGAGGTCGAACTGCCGTAAGCAGTCGACCAGAACCTCAAGCGGAACCATCTCCCCCGACACCGTCGAGCCGGGTGCCATGACGGTGAGGTCTTCGGGCTTGTCCTCGATGCGCAGCACCGTGACCAGAGTGCTGCCGTCCCAACGGAACCCGTACGGCCCCGCGTCCGGATCGGCCGGGTCCGCGACGTGGTCGAACGCGTCGGGAACCGCGATCATGCCCGCGCGCCTGCGGTGTCCACGCAGGAACGCCCAGCGCGCCGCCGCGGCCCGCGCCACGCTGACGCCGCGCCCGCGGCCGATCATGACGGCGATGAGCAGCGCCGCACCGCCCGCCCAGATCCACCATGGCGTGCCCGTCCAGAACCACGCCACCGCGGCCAGTGCGACGATGAGCTGTGCCGACACCAGTTCGGTTAACGGAAGCACACGTTCGGGATAAATGTTGGTGGAGGCCAGAAGTCGATTCGGTGGGTCTGGTTCGGTTGCGGTGGACACGCGTCGATGATCCTCCTCCGGAGCCGGAAAGGCTTACCACGCAGTCTAAGCCGCGGTGTAAAGTCGGTGCCCTGCCGATCTGACAGGGGGATGTCGAGTGCCGGCGCAAATCACGACTCGTGCGCAGGTGAACGGATATCGGTTCCTGCTGCGTCGCCTGGAACACGCCTTGATCCGCGGGGATTCGCGCATGATCCACGATCCGATGCGCGGACAGACCCGGGCGATGCTGGTCGGTCTGGTGATCGGCATCATCATCGTCGGGGCGTGCGGCGTCCTGGCGTTCTTCAAGCCGCAACCGTCCGTCGGCGACGCCGACATCTTGTTGAGCAAGTCCAACGGCGCGATTTTCGTCCGGATCGGCGACCGTGCACACCCGGCTCTCAATCTGGCCTCGGCCCGGTTGATCGCAGGCAGCAGCGAGACGCCCGCGGTCGTCGACGACAAGAAACTGGCCGCCCTGCAACGCGGTCCGGTGGTGGGCATCGTCGGTGCGCCGATGGCGATCGCCGCGGGCGATGACATGTCCAGATCGGATTGGTCGGTCTGCGACGCGACCGAGAGACCCGCGGTGGTGGAGAGCACCGGGTCACCGGTGGTGCGTACCTCGGTATTGGCCAGCGAGCCGGTGTTGGACGAGCAGACCCGCGCGGCCGGGCCCGGCGACGCGGTACTCGTGCGCGCCGCCGGGCAGCACTATCTGCTGTATGACGGCGTGCGGGCACCGATCGACCCGGCTGACCCGGTGCTGGCCAACGCGTTACATCTGCGCGGGGCCGAAGCCCGCGAGATCTCACCGGGCCTGCTCAACGCGTTCCCGCTGGCGGCGCCCATCGTCGCGGTGTCGGTACCGGGTGCCGGTCAGCCGGCTCCCGCGGGTCTACCGGAATCGGTCACGGTGGGCTCGATCATCCGGACCTCCGACACCGCCGGCGACAAGCTGTTCGTCGTGCTGGCCGACGGGGTTCAGCAGATCTCACCCCCGACCGCCGACATCATCCGCTACGGCGACCCGGCGGCCGACCGCGAGCCGCAGACCGTGTCACCGGCGCTGCTCACCGCGGTGCCGGTGGTCGAGCGGCTTGCGTTGGGGCACTACCCGACGGTCACACCACGCATCGCGGACGTGCATGCCGATCCCGTCGTGTGCTTCGCCTGGCAGCGGGGCAACACCGAGAATTCGGCGTCGACGCGGATGCTGATCGGTCGCAGGGTGCCGCTGCCCGAGGGCGCGGCCACGGTGCCGCTGGCCACCGCCGACGGCAACGGACCACGGCTCGATTCGGTGTATCTCAAACCCGGTACGGGAGAATACGTCCAGGCCGTCGGCGCCGCACCCGCGTCGGGCGCCATGGGCCAGCTGTTCTATGTCGCCGACACCGGTCAGCGCTTCCACATCCACGATCCGGCCGCCGCCGATGCGCTCGGCGTGCACGGCGTCGACGACCCCGCCAACCCGCACGGCGAGCACAAGCTGCCGCAACTTGCGCCGTGGCCGGTGCTGTCATTGCTGCCCGCGGGTCCCGAGCTTTCCCGGCAGGCCGCGCTCATCGCACACGACGGCATGTCGGCCGACCCCGCGGGCGGGCCGTTTCAACTGCCCGAGAACTGATCACAGCCGCAGGCCGCGAACGTAGCCGTAGAGGCCGACGATCCAGAAGCACAGCGGGAAAACCAGTCCGATCGCGACATATTCGAGAATCTCGACGCATCGTCGCATGACCGGTGAGAAGTCGAGGCGGGGTGCGATGAGGCCGCACAGCAACGCCAGCGTCGCCAGCGCGACCGCGGCCGATCCGGCGCGGGCATGCCAGGCGGGCAGTTCGGCGGCGGTCTTGAACACGGTGAGAACAGCGATGCTCAAGCCGGCACCGATCATCGCGGCCGACTGCACCAGGTCGTGGTGGGTGCGGCCGCGCAGACACATCGCGGCGGCCACCACCACCGCGAACAGCGTTCCCTGCCAATAGAAGCCGTCGGACGTGTCGACGGCGAGGTAGCAGCCGAACATCGCGGTGATGCCGGCACCGACGAGGATCCCGGTGAGGTACTCATTGGCGCGACGCACCCGGTGCAGCAGGCGTTCCTCGGTGGGTATCACCTGCAGACCGATCGCGCCGACGCCCTCGACGGTCGCCCCGCCGTGGGTCTCGATCTCATCGAGAGGTTCACCGGCGGTGGGAACCCGGGGTAGCGGCAGCCGGGAAAGCAGGATCGTGACGCGCGGTGCCAGGTACAGCACGACCACCGACACCGTCGCGACGACGGCCCCGAGCATCCGCGGCTGTGGCTGCCAGAGGTTGACCGCGACCGCCGTCGCACCCCCGAGCAGCGACAGCGCGATCACGAAACTGTGGAACACGTGGCCCGTGCGGGTGATCTGCAGAATGAGTTGCGCCGCAAGCGCAACGACGCCGAACGCGAGCGGAAGTGACGGTACGGCGAAACCATCGGGAACAATGCACAACGATCCGGTGAACAACAGCGGAACCGCGAGCACCGACAGCGCCACCGACGCGAAAAGGCCGTCGCCGCGCCGGGTTACGGCGCAGGCGGCGCCGACGAGCAGCACCGCGCCCGCCAGCGTGACGCCTGCCCCGATGACCGTGTGACCGGTTTGCGAAAGTCGCCACGCCCAGGCGAGCGCGGCGAGAAACGCAAAGCTGAAGGCCACCAGCGCCGTTCGGTGCGAACTTAGCCACCGGCGCGCGGCCGAGGTGTCGGCAGCACCGTCGATGTCGTCGAACAGGGTTGGCACCGAAGGGGTTGCGCAGGCCCGCACGAGCAGCACGTCGCCGTCGAACACACCGGCCGAGGACAGCGTGCGGTCGGCATCGATCACCGGCAGGCCCAACGGTGCCAGGCTCCACCGGTCGGGTGTGTCGTCGAACCGGATGTTCTCGGCTCCGCGGGCCGTGAGCTGCGCATTCGCGATGTCGATCAGATCGGCCATGTAGCTGCGGATTTCGAGTTCCTCCGGCAGGCCGACATCCAACCGCAGGTCGCCGATCAGCACGGTGACCCGGGTCAGCCCGGTCTCGGTACCCGACGGGGTTTCCAGGTCCGCAAGCGATGGGGGCAGGGTCATCTGCGGCAACCTATCGTGCGCGCGGTCAGTATGGTGATGTCTGAAAACTAGCAGCCGGGACGACAGTTGGCGCCGGGGGGATGTTCGGTGGGGACGCAGGGTTTCGTGCGACGGACACGGGTCGCGGTGCCCCGGATGCCCGGAGGCGAGGTCAATCTGCAGGCGCCGCCCGAGGTTCCCCGGGTCATCCCGGGCAACCTGTTCATCCGGTTGCTTCCGGTGGTGATGGTGATCGCCGTGATCGGGATGATCGCGCTGATGTTCACCGTCGGTGGCCGCGCCATGGCGACCAACCCGATGATGATGATGTTCCCGATGATGATGCTGTTGTCGATGGTCGGGATGTTCCTCGGCGGCGGCGCCCGATCCGGCAAGGCCGCCGCGGAACTCAACGAGGAACGCAAGGACTACTTCCGGTACCTGTCGAACCTGCGCGACGACGCGGAGAGGACGGGGAGCGAGCAGCGCCGCGCACTGCAGTGGAGCCACCCCGATCCCCGCACCCTGCCCGACGTCGTGGGGACCCGGCGGATGTGGGAACGCAGGCCCGCCGACGGGGACTTCTGCCATGTGCGGGTCGGCATCGGCACGCACCGGTTGGCGACCCGGCTGCTGGCCCCGGAAACCGGCCCCGCCGAGGATCTGGAGCCGGTGTCGACGGTGGCGCTGCGGCGCTTCGTGCGGACGCATTCGGTCGCGCATGCCATGCCGACCGCGGTGTCGCTGCGGGCGTTCCCGGTTGTCGACTTCGACGGCGAGCCGGGGCCGACCCGGCAGTTGGTCCGCTCGATGTTGCTGGAACTGTGCGTGTTTCACGGCCCGGAGCATCTGGAGGTCGCGGTCGTCACGGCCAATCCCGACGGGGAGAACTGGCAATGGGTGAAGTGGTTGCCCCAGGCCCAGCACCAGACCGACAGTGACGGCCTCGGCACGTCACGGCTGATCTTCTCGTCGC
This region of Mycolicibacterium goodii genomic DNA includes:
- the eccD gene encoding type VII secretion integral membrane protein EccD; this encodes MTLPPSLADLETPSGTETGLTRVTVLIGDLRLDVGLPEELEIRSYMADLIDIANAQLTARGAENIRFDDTPDRWSLAPLGLPVIDADRTLSSAGVFDGDVLLVRACATPSVPTLFDDIDGAADTSAARRWLSSHRTALVAFSFAFLAALAWAWRLSQTGHTVIGAGVTLAGAVLLVGAACAVTRRGDGLFASVALSVLAVPLLFTGSLCIVPDGFAVPSLPLAFGVVALAAQLILQITRTGHVFHSFVIALSLLGGATAVAVNLWQPQPRMLGAVVATVSVVVLYLAPRVTILLSRLPLPRVPTAGEPLDEIETHGGATVEGVGAIGLQVIPTEERLLHRVRRANEYLTGILVGAGITAMFGCYLAVDTSDGFYWQGTLFAVVVAAAMCLRGRTHHDLVQSAAMIGAGLSIAVLTVFKTAAELPAWHARAGSAAVALATLALLCGLIAPRLDFSPVMRRCVEILEYVAIGLVFPLCFWIVGLYGYVRGLRL